One genomic segment of Macaca fascicularis isolate 582-1 chromosome 19, T2T-MFA8v1.1 includes these proteins:
- the REX1BD gene encoding required for excision 1-B domain-containing protein isoform X2, with the protein MITQTAAEPTVPAVPAPEETTEAPGRKELAWPWKDAPIRTLVQRIHQLQAERAQGFRRLEEGHRQYLRSGPDYDFARYRSTVHEVTQAFAAASREVLAVEAELAGPRRQPLLASHVRSLQELEQTRLGTVALLQLMETPELAGQEDAVEMHQLKMKVIKTMEAISEVLQDLRFDAESAE; encoded by the exons ATGATCACCCAGACCGCGGCGGAGCCCACGGTCCCCGCAGTGCCCGCTCCTGAGGAGACCACCGAAGCTCCGGGACGCAAGGAGCTGGCGTGGCCCTGG AAAGACGCCCCGATCCGGACGCTGGTGCAGCGCATCCACCAGCTGCAGGCTGAGCGCGCGCAGGGCTTCCGCCGACTGGAGGA AGGCCACCGCCAGTACCTGCGCAGCGGCCCGGACTACGACTTCGCGCGCTACCGGAGCACAGTGCACGAGGTGACTCAGGCCTTCGCCGCCGCCTCGCGGGAGGTGCTGGCGGTGGAAGCAGAGCTGGCCGGGCCTCGCAGGCAGCCGCTGCTCGCCAGCCACGTGCGCAGCCTGCAGGAGCTGGAGCAGacgcggctgggcacg GTGGCCCTGCTGCAGCTGATGGAGACGCCAGAGTTGGCGGGGCAGGAGGACGCTGTAGAGATGCACCAGCTGAAAATGAA GGTAATTAAAACCATGGAGGCGATCAGCGAGGTTCTCCAGGACCTCAGGTTTGATGCGGAATCTGCCGAGTGA
- the REX1BD gene encoding required for excision 1-B domain-containing protein isoform X1, producing the protein MITQTAAEPTVPAVPAPEETTEAPGRKELAWPWKDAPIRTLVQRIHQLQAERAQGFRRLEEVPTCRRGHRQYLRSGPDYDFARYRSTVHEVTQAFAAASREVLAVEAELAGPRRQPLLASHVRSLQELEQTRLGTVALLQLMETPELAGQEDAVEMHQLKMKVIKTMEAISEVLQDLRFDAESAE; encoded by the exons ATGATCACCCAGACCGCGGCGGAGCCCACGGTCCCCGCAGTGCCCGCTCCTGAGGAGACCACCGAAGCTCCGGGACGCAAGGAGCTGGCGTGGCCCTGG AAAGACGCCCCGATCCGGACGCTGGTGCAGCGCATCCACCAGCTGCAGGCTGAGCGCGCGCAGGGCTTCCGCCGACTGGAGGA GGTCCCCACCTGCCGCAGAGGCCACCGCCAGTACCTGCGCAGCGGCCCGGACTACGACTTCGCGCGCTACCGGAGCACAGTGCACGAGGTGACTCAGGCCTTCGCCGCCGCCTCGCGGGAGGTGCTGGCGGTGGAAGCAGAGCTGGCCGGGCCTCGCAGGCAGCCGCTGCTCGCCAGCCACGTGCGCAGCCTGCAGGAGCTGGAGCAGacgcggctgggcacg GTGGCCCTGCTGCAGCTGATGGAGACGCCAGAGTTGGCGGGGCAGGAGGACGCTGTAGAGATGCACCAGCTGAAAATGAA GGTAATTAAAACCATGGAGGCGATCAGCGAGGTTCTCCAGGACCTCAGGTTTGATGCGGAATCTGCCGAGTGA